In bacterium, the following proteins share a genomic window:
- a CDS encoding nucleotide sugar dehydrogenase: MNHTEETLSVVGLGKLGLCMAGCLAEVGYPVIGIDVNPSLITSINNGEVPYVETDLDRVLKNARGKLRATLDYADAIQNSDTTFIVVATPTQSDGTYGNEQLEASLIAIAEQLKTKSKKHRIVVSCTVMPGTLNNSMVPLVERVSGKKLGIGFSLAYNPEFIAMGDVIRIFTHPDFVLVGESEPEIGQKLEEIYKVLCPNDPPISRMSLINAELAKISLNCYVTTKITYANMLAELCEKLPGGDVDVITKAIGQDLRIGGKVLRGGLGFGGPCFPRDNRAFVRLAADFGMNANLAKTTHETNRWQEQRIVEWIRSDLPVGSTIAILGAAYKPRTPLVEESQAMNLARLLAQIGYVIRLQDPLAIANAKLELGASVEYYEQIEAALQNADAAIVTILGEEYGRITAETFLNAMNKNGIVYDLWRQYRGQNFGSLRYRAVGLG; encoded by the coding sequence ATGAACCACACAGAAGAAACGCTTTCAGTGGTTGGACTCGGGAAACTTGGACTCTGTATGGCGGGCTGTCTCGCTGAGGTCGGGTATCCGGTGATTGGTATCGACGTAAACCCAAGTTTAATTACGTCGATTAACAACGGGGAAGTCCCTTACGTCGAGACTGATCTGGATCGCGTTCTAAAGAATGCTCGTGGAAAGTTGCGGGCAACCCTCGATTATGCCGACGCCATTCAAAACTCCGACACCACCTTCATTGTAGTTGCAACACCAACACAATCAGACGGCACCTATGGTAATGAACAGCTGGAAGCATCGCTAATCGCCATTGCCGAGCAATTGAAAACGAAATCGAAGAAACATCGCATTGTTGTGAGTTGCACGGTGATGCCGGGAACCCTGAACAATTCAATGGTACCCTTGGTGGAACGAGTTTCAGGAAAGAAACTCGGAATCGGATTCTCGCTCGCTTATAACCCCGAATTCATTGCGATGGGGGATGTAATCCGGATTTTTACCCATCCCGATTTTGTGTTGGTTGGTGAATCGGAACCGGAGATCGGACAAAAACTCGAAGAGATATATAAAGTACTTTGTCCTAACGACCCACCGATCTCCCGTATGAGTCTTATTAATGCTGAGTTAGCGAAAATTTCGCTCAATTGTTACGTCACAACCAAAATCACCTATGCAAATATGCTCGCTGAGCTCTGCGAAAAGCTTCCCGGCGGGGACGTCGATGTCATCACGAAAGCCATCGGACAAGATTTGCGAATCGGTGGTAAAGTATTGCGCGGAGGGTTAGGATTCGGCGGACCATGCTTCCCCCGCGATAACCGCGCATTTGTACGTCTCGCTGCCGACTTTGGCATGAATGCAAATCTTGCGAAAACCACCCATGAGACGAATCGTTGGCAAGAGCAACGCATTGTCGAATGGATTCGTAGCGATTTGCCGGTTGGTTCGACTATCGCAATTCTTGGCGCAGCTTACAAACCTCGCACCCCACTTGTTGAAGAATCGCAGGCGATGAATCTGGCGCGGTTGCTCGCTCAAATCGGTTATGTCATCCGATTGCAGGATCCCCTGGCGATTGCCAATGCAAAACTTGAGTTGGGCGCATCGGTTGAATACTACGAGCAAATCGAAGCCGCGCTTCAAAATGCTGATGCTGCGATTGTAACGATTCTTGGTGAAGAATATGGTCGCATCACAGCAGAGACCTTTCTGAATGCCATGAACAAGAACGGCATTGTATATGATCTTTGGCGGCAGTATCGCGGCCAGAACTTTGGCTCGTTGCGCTATCGTGCAGTCGGTCTCGGTTGA